In Streptomyces sp. NBC_01707, a genomic segment contains:
- a CDS encoding 6-phospho-beta-glucosidase produces the protein MKLTILGGGGFRVPLVYGALLADHAEGRVTAVTLYDTDADRLTAVARVLADQAEGVPDAPTVLATTELDEALRGADFVFSAIRVGGLEGRAADERVALDEGVLGQETVGAGGIAYGLRTVPVADGLARRIARLAPHAWVINFTNPAGLVTEAMSRHLGDRVIGICDSPVGLGRRIARTLGADPDRAWIDYVGLNHLGWVRGLHIDGRDELPRLLADPELLGSFEEGKLFGTDWLRSLGAIPNEYLHYYYFNREAVRAYQDAEQTRGAFLRDQQEGFYARMKDPATPALPTWDRTRAEREATYMSENREVAGAGERDESDLESGGYEQVALALMRAVARNERTSLILNVRNRTTLSVLDADAVIEVPCLVDANGAHPVAVDPLPYHAVGLVTAVKAVERAVLDAAATGSRAGAVQAFALHPLVDSVSVARRLVDGYTKVHPGLAYLNRA, from the coding sequence GTGAAGCTGACAATTCTGGGCGGCGGCGGATTCCGGGTCCCCCTGGTGTACGGGGCGCTGCTCGCCGACCACGCCGAAGGCCGCGTCACCGCAGTCACCCTCTACGACACCGACGCCGACCGGCTCACCGCCGTCGCCCGCGTCCTCGCCGATCAGGCCGAGGGGGTGCCGGACGCACCCACCGTCCTCGCCACCACCGAGCTCGACGAGGCACTGCGGGGCGCCGACTTCGTCTTCTCCGCCATCCGGGTCGGCGGCCTCGAAGGCCGTGCCGCCGACGAGCGGGTCGCGCTCGACGAAGGCGTGCTCGGCCAGGAGACGGTCGGCGCGGGCGGCATCGCCTACGGGCTGCGCACCGTCCCCGTCGCGGACGGACTCGCCCGCCGCATCGCGCGGCTCGCCCCGCACGCCTGGGTCATCAACTTCACCAACCCGGCAGGCCTGGTCACCGAAGCCATGTCGCGCCACCTCGGCGACCGGGTCATCGGCATCTGCGACTCGCCGGTGGGCCTCGGCCGCCGCATCGCCCGGACCCTGGGCGCGGACCCCGACCGCGCCTGGATCGACTACGTCGGCCTCAACCACCTGGGCTGGGTCCGCGGACTGCACATCGACGGCCGCGACGAACTGCCGCGTCTGCTCGCCGACCCGGAGCTGCTGGGCTCGTTCGAGGAAGGCAAGCTCTTCGGCACCGATTGGCTGCGTTCACTCGGTGCGATCCCCAACGAGTACCTGCACTACTACTACTTCAACCGGGAAGCCGTCCGCGCCTACCAGGACGCCGAGCAGACCCGCGGCGCCTTCCTCCGCGACCAGCAGGAGGGCTTCTACGCCCGGATGAAGGACCCGGCCACGCCCGCCCTGCCGACCTGGGACCGCACCCGCGCCGAACGCGAGGCCACCTACATGTCGGAGAACAGGGAGGTCGCCGGAGCGGGTGAGCGGGACGAGAGCGATCTGGAGTCCGGCGGGTACGAGCAGGTCGCCCTCGCCCTCATGCGGGCCGTCGCCCGCAACGAGCGGACGTCGCTCATCCTCAACGTCCGCAACCGCACCACGCTCTCCGTGCTCGACGCGGACGCCGTCATCGAGGTGCCCTGCCTCGTCGACGCCAACGGCGCCCACCCCGTCGCCGTCGACCCCCTCCCGTATCACGCCGTCGGCCTGGTCACGGCGGTGAAAGCCGTCGAGCGCGCGGTCCTCGACGCGGCGGCCACCGGCTCACGCGCCGGCGCCGTTCAGGCCTTCGCACTGCACCCCCTCGTCGACTCGGTCTCGGTCGCCCGTCGACTCGTCGACGGGTACACGAAGGTCCATCCCGGACTCGCCTATCTGAACCGGGCCTGA
- a CDS encoding cytochrome P450, producing the protein MTTPFHYEPGAATGPVPPPECPAHGLGVGPGGLRRFYGPEAERDPAGLYDKLRAEHGTVAPILLHGDVPAWLVLGHSENLHLTRTPSQFSRDSRRWRALQDGSVAPDHPLAPIFTWQPVCVFADGDTHERLRGAVTDSMARIDHRGVRRHINRFSNRLVNDFCQEGRVDLVSQFAEQLPMMVMCAILGMPEEYNDRMVQAARDMTRGTATAVASNAYVVAALSRLVQRRRTEPASDFATWLVEHPAGMTDTEVTEHLRLILIAAYEATANLIANVLRMVLTDPRFRARLSGGHMTVPEAVEQTLWDEPPFTAVFGRWAVGDTELGGQRIREGDALIVGIAPANTDPVVRPDLTANMEGNRAHLAFSGGPHECPGQDIGRAIADVGVDALLMRLPDLELAVDESELKWIGNIMSRHLVELPADFAARPPQDDDEPPSTGRRNPARENWEVQSPVPHTPPVGVRNPAHAPDGAGAQAARGGAGAVQGGGVQTETEPDSTAAGQSAAGRIPRQRRPAAPTRLWRAVTRWWSGY; encoded by the coding sequence GTGACAACCCCTTTCCACTACGAGCCCGGCGCCGCCACGGGGCCGGTTCCACCACCCGAGTGCCCGGCCCACGGCCTCGGTGTCGGACCCGGCGGGCTGCGCCGGTTCTACGGCCCCGAGGCGGAGCGGGACCCCGCAGGGCTGTACGACAAGCTGCGCGCCGAACACGGCACGGTGGCACCGATCCTGCTGCACGGGGACGTGCCCGCCTGGCTGGTGCTCGGGCACAGCGAGAACCTGCACCTGACCCGCACCCCCTCGCAGTTCTCCCGCGACTCCCGGCGCTGGCGGGCCCTGCAGGACGGCAGTGTCGCGCCGGACCACCCGCTGGCCCCGATCTTCACCTGGCAGCCGGTGTGCGTGTTCGCCGACGGCGACACCCATGAACGGCTGCGCGGCGCCGTCACCGACAGCATGGCGCGCATCGACCACCGCGGCGTGCGCCGGCACATCAACCGCTTCAGCAACCGCCTCGTCAACGACTTCTGCCAGGAAGGCCGTGTGGACCTGGTCAGCCAGTTCGCCGAGCAGCTGCCGATGATGGTGATGTGCGCGATCCTCGGCATGCCCGAGGAGTACAACGACCGTATGGTCCAGGCCGCCCGCGACATGACGCGGGGCACGGCGACCGCTGTCGCGAGCAACGCCTATGTCGTCGCCGCGCTGAGCCGGCTGGTCCAACGGCGCCGGACCGAACCCGCCTCCGACTTCGCCACCTGGCTCGTCGAGCATCCCGCGGGAATGACCGACACCGAGGTCACCGAGCATCTGCGGCTGATCCTCATCGCCGCGTACGAGGCGACCGCCAACCTGATCGCCAACGTGCTCCGTATGGTGCTCACCGACCCGCGGTTCCGGGCGCGGCTCAGCGGCGGCCACATGACCGTGCCGGAGGCGGTCGAGCAGACGCTGTGGGACGAGCCGCCGTTCACCGCGGTGTTCGGCCGCTGGGCGGTCGGCGACACGGAGCTCGGCGGTCAGCGCATCAGGGAGGGCGACGCGCTGATCGTCGGCATCGCACCCGCCAACACGGACCCGGTGGTACGGCCCGATCTCACCGCCAACATGGAGGGCAACCGCGCCCACCTGGCGTTCAGTGGCGGCCCGCACGAATGCCCCGGCCAGGACATCGGGCGAGCGATCGCGGACGTCGGTGTCGACGCCCTGCTGATGCGCCTTCCGGACCTCGAACTGGCCGTCGACGAGAGCGAGCTGAAGTGGATCGGGAACATCATGTCCCGGCATCTCGTGGAACTGCCCGCGGACTTCGCCGCCCGCCCGCCGCAGGACGACGACGAACCCCCGTCGACGGGCCGGCGTAACCCCGCGCGCGAGAACTGGGAAGTTCAGTCGCCGGTCCCGCACACGCCGCCTGTGGGGGTGCGCAATCCCGCCCACGCACCGGACGGGGCGGGAGCGCAGGCCGCCCGCGGCGGTGCCGGTGCCGTGCAGGGGGGCGGGGTGCAGACCGAGACGGAGCCCGACAGTACGGCCGCCGGCCAGTCGGCAGCAGGCCGGATCCCGCGTCAGCGCAGGCCGGCCGCGCCGACGAGGCTGTGGCGCGCGGTGACGCGCTGGTGGAGTGGCTACTGA
- a CDS encoding ATP/GTP-binding protein encodes MDFRNSDTITGPRTEDILPTTATAAVKVVIVGGFGVGKTTMVGSVSEIRPLTTEETMTQAGVGVDDNVGVESKTATTVAMDFGRISISDELILYLFGTPGQERFWFLWNGLFEGALGAVVLIDTRRLEVSFDVIGRLEERGVPFVVAVNTFPDAPKHPVEALRSALDLPDEVPMIDCDARLRASSRDVLMTLMRYLHSLAVPLG; translated from the coding sequence ATGGACTTCAGAAACTCTGACACGATCACCGGCCCCAGGACGGAGGACATCCTGCCCACGACGGCCACAGCGGCCGTGAAAGTGGTGATAGTCGGTGGGTTCGGGGTCGGCAAGACGACCATGGTCGGATCCGTCAGCGAGATCCGGCCCCTGACCACCGAAGAGACCATGACCCAGGCCGGCGTCGGCGTGGACGACAACGTCGGGGTGGAGAGCAAGACCGCCACCACCGTCGCCATGGACTTCGGCCGGATCAGCATCAGCGACGAGCTGATCCTCTACCTCTTCGGCACCCCGGGCCAGGAACGCTTCTGGTTCCTGTGGAACGGCCTCTTCGAGGGCGCGCTCGGCGCCGTCGTGCTCATCGACACCCGACGCCTCGAAGTCAGCTTCGACGTGATCGGGCGTCTGGAGGAACGCGGCGTGCCGTTCGTCGTCGCCGTCAACACCTTCCCGGACGCCCCGAAGCACCCGGTCGAGGCATTGCGCAGCGCCCTGGACCTGCCGGACGAGGTTCCGATGATCGACTGCGACGCCAGACTGCGCGCGTCCAGCCGCGATGTGCTGATGACCCTGATGCGCTATCTGCACAGCCTGGCCGTCCCGCTCGGCTGA
- a CDS encoding DUF742 domain-containing protein yields MSSPRRERRKADPAQIDPERLYVITGDPDGSERAALDLVTMIVAKVEPTPTVQPEQAVILRLCQAPLSVAEISAYLGLPFSVVTSLLTDLLTTELIESRAPIVRATLPDRSLLEAVMHGLQKL; encoded by the coding sequence ATGAGTTCTCCCCGACGAGAACGCCGAAAGGCCGATCCGGCACAGATTGATCCGGAACGGCTGTACGTGATCACCGGCGATCCCGACGGCAGCGAGCGGGCTGCGCTCGACCTGGTCACGATGATCGTCGCGAAGGTGGAACCGACGCCGACGGTCCAGCCCGAACAGGCCGTGATCCTGCGGCTATGCCAGGCGCCGTTATCCGTCGCCGAGATCTCGGCCTACCTCGGCCTGCCGTTCAGCGTGGTGACTTCGCTCCTCACCGATCTCCTCACGACCGAACTGATCGAATCGCGCGCGCCCATCGTCCGCGCCACACTCCCGGACAGGTCTCTTCTCGAAGCGGTGATGCATGGACTTCAGAAACTCTGA
- a CDS encoding roadblock/LC7 domain-containing protein: protein MIQQRGNMDWMLKELADDVPDIHQIVVLSADGLRIARHGGDPDVADRLAAACAGLQSLAAAVASEIPYSDGMMRLVVIEVTGGFFYLMAAGTGAYLAVLAGETVDAGLVGARMRDMVVRIGAHLTSPPRHDGQAG, encoded by the coding sequence GTGATCCAGCAGCGGGGCAATATGGACTGGATGCTCAAGGAACTGGCCGACGACGTTCCCGACATCCATCAGATCGTGGTGCTCTCCGCGGACGGTTTGCGCATCGCCCGGCACGGCGGCGACCCCGATGTCGCCGACCGGCTGGCGGCCGCCTGCGCCGGACTGCAGAGCCTGGCCGCCGCCGTCGCCTCCGAAATCCCGTACAGCGACGGGATGATGCGGCTGGTCGTCATCGAAGTCACCGGCGGTTTCTTCTACTTGATGGCCGCCGGGACCGGTGCGTACCTCGCGGTCCTCGCCGGGGAGACGGTGGACGCGGGACTTGTCGGAGCACGGATGCGCGACATGGTCGTCAGGATCGGCGCGCACCTCACGAGCCCGCCGCGTCATGACGGGCAGGCCGGATGA
- a CDS encoding sensor histidine kinase KdpD, whose amino-acid sequence MVRVESPPIDREISVARAALLPVLLMAGATAGAVALVSEPARIPVVWCGAVATVVVASLGVVLARRGRAMRRQRAEYERRLTVLERRLATHDEEAIRISKELLPAAIHRLRVGNSPDEVLRDVVDTDETYRDLPDAQRALVRTVLDIIDNEEAMRDSGQRAFVNVARRVQAIVHRQASELREMEEHHGRNPDVFDDLLRIDHGTALIGRLADSIAVLGGARPSRQWPKPVPLFSVLRGAMSRILEYPRVDLHSIAKVAIIGTAVEPLIHACAELLDNATRYSPPQTRVHVTAVEVQSGIAIEIEDGGVSLSEEARARAENMLARAQAGSNMNDLGESPRLGMAVVGRLSRMYDLQVSLRQSAYGGVRAVLIVPRAMITTGPAPGIAHGIGATSRPTSDIDLSNMKHVVPPRSKRRQPLPVESRPATGPVASEPRPAAPASALGDDAPVVTEWTAGGLPQRRSRGRAPLGSHNLPAQSAAPAAGQRNGSDSAKEPPPGLWLEAFTNAVNGVPQEPKTDEDPDDAWDKGDLK is encoded by the coding sequence ATGGTTCGAGTTGAATCACCGCCGATCGACAGAGAAATTTCCGTCGCTCGCGCCGCGTTGCTCCCCGTGCTCCTGATGGCCGGCGCGACCGCCGGCGCCGTGGCACTGGTTTCCGAGCCCGCGCGGATCCCAGTCGTCTGGTGCGGAGCCGTCGCCACCGTCGTGGTCGCCTCGCTCGGCGTCGTGCTCGCCCGCCGCGGACGCGCGATGCGCCGGCAGCGAGCCGAGTACGAACGCCGCCTCACCGTCCTCGAACGTCGCCTCGCCACCCATGACGAAGAGGCCATCCGGATCAGCAAGGAGCTGCTGCCGGCAGCGATCCACCGGCTCCGGGTGGGCAACTCGCCCGACGAGGTACTGCGCGACGTCGTCGACACCGACGAGACGTACCGCGATCTTCCCGACGCCCAACGCGCCCTCGTCCGCACGGTGCTGGACATCATCGACAACGAAGAGGCGATGCGCGACTCCGGGCAGCGCGCCTTCGTCAACGTCGCACGACGCGTCCAGGCGATCGTCCACCGCCAGGCCTCCGAGCTGCGGGAGATGGAGGAGCACCACGGTCGCAACCCCGACGTCTTCGACGACCTGCTGCGCATCGACCACGGCACCGCGCTGATCGGCCGTCTGGCCGACTCCATCGCGGTGCTCGGTGGCGCCCGTCCCAGCCGCCAATGGCCCAAGCCCGTACCGCTGTTCAGCGTGCTGCGTGGCGCCATGTCCCGGATCCTCGAGTACCCGCGCGTCGATCTGCACTCGATCGCCAAGGTCGCCATCATCGGCACCGCGGTCGAGCCGCTCATCCACGCCTGCGCCGAACTCCTCGACAACGCGACCCGCTACTCGCCGCCGCAGACCCGGGTGCACGTCACCGCGGTCGAGGTGCAGTCCGGCATCGCCATCGAGATCGAGGACGGCGGCGTCAGCCTCAGCGAGGAGGCCCGCGCGCGGGCGGAGAACATGCTCGCCAGGGCCCAGGCCGGATCCAATATGAACGACCTCGGCGAGTCCCCGCGGCTCGGCATGGCCGTCGTCGGCCGGCTCTCCCGGATGTACGACCTGCAGGTCTCGCTGCGGCAGTCCGCGTACGGCGGGGTCCGCGCCGTCCTCATCGTGCCCCGCGCCATGATCACCACCGGCCCCGCACCCGGTATCGCGCACGGCATCGGCGCCACGTCGCGACCCACCAGCGACATCGACCTCTCCAACATGAAGCACGTCGTTCCGCCGCGCAGCAAGCGCCGCCAGCCTCTCCCCGTGGAATCCCGCCCGGCCACCGGACCGGTCGCCTCCGAGCCCCGGCCGGCCGCCCCCGCGTCCGCCCTGGGGGACGACGCCCCCGTGGTGACCGAGTGGACCGCCGGCGGCCTCCCGCAGCGCCGCAGCCGCGGCCGCGCACCGCTCGGCTCGCACAATCTCCCCGCGCAGTCGGCCGCACCCGCCGCAGGGCAGCGCAACGGTAGCGACAGCGCCAAGGAGCCGCCGCCCGGACTCTGGCTGGAGGCATTCACCAACGCCGTCAACGGCGTGCCGCAGGAGCCGAAGACCGACGAAGACCCTGACGATGCGTGGGACAAGGGAGATCTGAAGTGA
- a CDS encoding MarR family winged helix-turn-helix transcriptional regulator, translating to MTDDIVASVVRQWHAVNPELDTGPMELIGRINRCAALLQQAEDAPLRAAGLSRAEFDLLGAVRRTDRELTPGELARETFSSGAAVTKRLRILQERGLVDRRSDERDRRVTHVRLTEEGRTLVDQLLPRQLAYERAVLSGLDERTRGELSTQLSELLVQLEGRIGGARR from the coding sequence GTGACCGACGACATCGTCGCCTCGGTGGTACGGCAGTGGCACGCCGTCAACCCGGAGCTGGACACCGGACCCATGGAACTCATCGGCCGCATCAACCGCTGCGCCGCGCTGCTCCAGCAGGCGGAGGACGCCCCGCTGCGCGCCGCCGGACTCTCCCGCGCCGAATTCGACCTGCTGGGTGCCGTACGGCGTACCGACCGCGAGCTCACCCCCGGTGAACTGGCCAGGGAGACGTTCTCCTCGGGTGCGGCCGTCACCAAGCGCCTCCGGATCCTCCAGGAGCGCGGCCTGGTCGACCGCCGCAGCGACGAGCGCGACCGGCGCGTCACACACGTCCGTCTCACCGAGGAGGGGCGCACCCTGGTCGACCAGCTGCTGCCCCGGCAGTTGGCGTACGAACGCGCCGTGCTCTCCGGCCTCGACGAGCGGACCCGCGGCGAACTCAGCACGCAGCTCAGCGAATTGCTGGTCCAGCTGGAGGGACGCATCGGCGGGGCCCGGCGCTGA
- a CDS encoding FUSC family protein: MWFKPALSVVVASAVPNLALFAFGRLDLVMYTMAGSLCALYGHSLPYARRARTVAGVVVGMLIGMAISLVTASLTDSTAVLIAVGALLAAGQKVLCDATRIGPPGPVIFTFVTSAALFAPQHLGQVPGHLALTVAAGAVSWLVTVGPALLRREGPERRATARALAAAAAYADDPGHRTRHAAAAAVHTAWQTLLAAGRPTPVRRELERLVVHAEAALARGALGAHPGVHGRPVGDAHGGGHARTADRDSERALTAVVTRTGDHELEARVAGPDRLRAWARQTRARGPVPTPPPAPGTAEELFGIDAERAARRTAGRRDARRAVLRALAPGSPLLPIAARALIGCALAGYVSMAVGVGRPYWAIVTAASLYQANVTLSWNRALQRTLGNLLGVLVFAAVLPVSRTSSLALIGCCLFFNFAAEALITRNYWLGSIAVTPMALLVLEFGGTHPAGELIGDRVLDTVIGAAVGILAAMAVTNRRATGRLERALAATDRARAHAVHVIAAPAPAPAALDAARRGLTGSLVELREAGDTAAGEWWQRALPEEHILAAEQAGHRTLAATATRQGLIAPAPENGAV, translated from the coding sequence ATGTGGTTCAAGCCGGCGCTGAGCGTGGTCGTCGCCTCCGCCGTACCGAATCTCGCGCTCTTCGCCTTCGGCCGGCTCGACCTCGTGATGTACACGATGGCCGGCTCCCTCTGTGCGCTCTACGGGCACAGCCTCCCGTACGCCCGCCGCGCCCGTACCGTCGCCGGAGTCGTCGTCGGCATGCTCATCGGTATGGCGATATCCCTGGTCACGGCCTCACTCACCGACTCGACAGCCGTACTGATCGCCGTAGGCGCGCTTCTCGCGGCCGGGCAGAAGGTGCTCTGCGACGCCACCCGCATCGGACCGCCCGGGCCGGTGATCTTCACCTTTGTCACCTCGGCCGCACTGTTCGCCCCGCAGCACCTCGGCCAGGTCCCCGGACACCTGGCGCTGACCGTGGCCGCGGGCGCGGTCTCCTGGCTGGTCACCGTCGGGCCCGCGCTGCTGCGCCGGGAGGGTCCGGAGCGGCGCGCGACCGCCCGAGCCCTGGCCGCTGCCGCCGCGTACGCGGACGACCCGGGGCACCGCACCCGGCACGCCGCGGCCGCCGCCGTCCACACGGCCTGGCAGACACTGCTCGCCGCCGGACGCCCCACCCCCGTACGCAGGGAGCTGGAGCGACTCGTCGTCCACGCCGAAGCCGCGCTCGCCCGGGGAGCCCTCGGTGCGCACCCCGGCGTCCACGGGCGTCCGGTCGGTGACGCCCACGGTGGTGGCCACGCCCGCACGGCGGACCGCGACAGCGAGCGCGCCCTCACCGCCGTCGTCACCCGCACCGGCGACCACGAGCTCGAAGCGCGCGTCGCCGGCCCCGACCGGCTCCGAGCCTGGGCCCGGCAGACCCGGGCCCGCGGCCCCGTCCCCACCCCGCCGCCCGCCCCCGGCACCGCCGAGGAGCTCTTCGGGATCGACGCCGAGCGCGCCGCGCGCCGGACCGCAGGCCGACGCGACGCCCGGCGGGCGGTTCTGCGCGCACTCGCCCCCGGCTCCCCGCTGCTGCCCATCGCCGCCCGCGCCCTCATCGGCTGCGCCCTCGCCGGATATGTCTCGATGGCCGTCGGCGTCGGCCGCCCCTACTGGGCGATCGTCACCGCCGCCTCCCTCTACCAGGCCAATGTCACGCTCTCCTGGAACCGCGCCCTGCAGCGCACGCTCGGCAACCTGCTCGGTGTGCTCGTATTCGCCGCCGTCCTCCCCGTCTCCCGGACGAGCTCGCTCGCACTCATCGGCTGCTGCCTCTTCTTCAACTTCGCCGCAGAGGCCCTGATCACCCGTAACTACTGGCTCGGTTCCATAGCCGTGACCCCGATGGCCCTCCTCGTCCTGGAGTTCGGCGGCACGCACCCGGCCGGCGAGCTCATCGGCGACCGGGTCCTGGACACCGTCATCGGCGCCGCCGTCGGAATTCTCGCCGCCATGGCCGTCACCAACCGACGGGCCACCGGGCGGCTGGAACGGGCCCTCGCCGCCACCGACCGGGCCCGGGCCCACGCCGTGCATGTCATCGCCGCCCCGGCGCCCGCGCCCGCCGCACTCGACGCCGCCCGCCGCGGGCTCACCGGATCGCTCGTCGAACTGCGCGAGGCCGGCGACACGGCAGCAGGCGAATGGTGGCAGCGCGCCCTGCCCGAGGAGCACATTCTCGCGGCCGAGCAGGCCGGACACCGTACGCTCGCGGCGACAGCAACACGGCAGGGGCTGATCGCCCCCGCCCCGGAGAACGGAGCGGTGTGA
- a CDS encoding VOC family protein: protein MKLTEPVSGGPCWVELSTPDIAAAKAFYGALFGWRSETDPREEAGGYTLAHLGDERVAALSPVYQPGQPPAWTVSFATEDTDATVDKVTATGGSQLVGPMDVFDQGRFAVVADPTGAVFSLWQGRAFAGADLLNEPGALGWVELVTREADTALTFYPAVFGWTVTASETYPQWGVDGADFGGMLVMDDKFPPEAPPNWLPYFAVTDVDATAATAQGAGGELMMPPTSVPGGPRIAVVRDPQGAVFGIYLAGEEG from the coding sequence ATGAAGCTCACCGAACCGGTGTCCGGTGGCCCCTGCTGGGTCGAGCTCAGCACGCCCGACATCGCGGCAGCCAAGGCGTTCTACGGGGCGCTCTTCGGCTGGCGGTCCGAGACCGACCCGCGCGAGGAGGCCGGCGGCTACACGTTGGCGCACCTCGGTGACGAGCGCGTCGCCGCACTCAGCCCCGTCTATCAGCCGGGCCAGCCGCCGGCCTGGACGGTCTCGTTCGCGACCGAGGACACGGACGCCACGGTCGACAAGGTGACGGCGACAGGCGGCTCGCAGCTGGTCGGCCCGATGGACGTCTTCGACCAGGGGAGGTTCGCGGTGGTCGCGGACCCGACCGGCGCGGTGTTCTCGCTGTGGCAGGGCCGCGCCTTCGCGGGCGCCGACCTGCTGAACGAGCCGGGCGCGCTCGGCTGGGTCGAACTCGTCACCCGAGAGGCCGATACCGCCCTCACCTTCTACCCTGCGGTCTTCGGCTGGACGGTCACCGCGTCGGAGACATACCCGCAGTGGGGCGTGGACGGCGCCGATTTCGGCGGGATGCTGGTGATGGACGACAAGTTCCCGCCCGAGGCACCGCCGAACTGGCTGCCCTACTTCGCAGTGACCGACGTCGACGCGACCGCGGCTACCGCGCAGGGCGCGGGCGGCGAGCTGATGATGCCGCCGACGAGCGTCCCGGGCGGCCCACGTATCGCGGTGGTACGTGACCCGCAGGGCGCGGTCTTCGGCATCTATCTGGCGGGCGAGGAAGGCTGA
- the pcaB gene encoding 3-carboxy-cis,cis-muconate cycloisomerase: MYESDAGLLAPGRAGSPAEATTGDSAFLQAMLDAEAALTRAQSACGLAPAEAGRAVTRTADADRFDVRDLALRARSGGNPVIPLVVDLTAAVPEDARPYVHRGATSQDILDTAAMLVASRTLTTVLDDLERAAGEVARHAATHRDTQMAGRTLTQHAVPTTFGLKAAGWRALILDARDRLSAVRASLPAQLGGAAGTLAAFSAFSAPSPIAQEDTPGQEGDDGQGEVDLLALVAAYAHELGLAEPVLPWHTLRTPIADLAGALAFTAGALGKMAADVLTLSRTEIGEVEEEEGGDSSALPHKANPVHATLIAAAARRAPGLAATLYGSLTAEDERPAGAWHAEWEPLRDLLRLVGGAAHDGAALAAGLRVVPYTMRENLQLTDGLIVAERLAAVFADRIGRARAREVLAAAAERAHSETTDLADVLFDVLREEPELAGLDLAELTDPTRYTGCAGPLTDRALERR, encoded by the coding sequence ATGTACGAGAGCGATGCCGGCCTGCTCGCCCCCGGGCGGGCCGGCTCCCCCGCCGAGGCCACCACCGGCGACAGCGCCTTCCTTCAGGCGATGCTCGACGCCGAGGCCGCGCTGACCCGCGCCCAGTCCGCCTGCGGACTCGCCCCGGCCGAGGCGGGGCGTGCGGTGACTCGGACGGCGGACGCCGACCGCTTCGACGTACGTGATCTCGCGCTGCGCGCCCGCTCCGGCGGCAACCCGGTCATCCCCCTGGTCGTGGACCTCACGGCGGCTGTTCCCGAGGACGCCCGGCCGTATGTGCACCGGGGTGCGACCAGCCAGGACATCCTCGACACGGCCGCGATGCTGGTCGCCTCGCGGACGCTGACAACGGTGCTCGACGATCTGGAGCGGGCGGCGGGCGAGGTGGCACGGCACGCGGCCACGCACCGCGACACACAGATGGCGGGGCGCACGCTCACCCAGCACGCCGTGCCGACCACGTTCGGACTGAAGGCTGCGGGGTGGCGTGCGCTGATCCTCGACGCCCGGGACCGGCTGAGTGCGGTACGGGCGTCGCTGCCCGCCCAGCTCGGTGGCGCAGCAGGCACATTGGCGGCCTTCTCCGCCTTCTCCGCCCCCTCCCCCATCGCCCAGGAGGACACCCCCGGGCAGGAGGGCGACGACGGGCAGGGGGAGGTCGACCTGCTCGCTCTGGTCGCCGCTTATGCGCATGAACTAGGCCTGGCGGAACCGGTGTTGCCCTGGCACACCCTGCGTACCCCGATCGCCGATCTCGCCGGTGCGCTCGCCTTCACCGCGGGCGCTCTCGGCAAGATGGCCGCTGATGTGCTCACGCTCTCCCGCACCGAGATCGGTGAGGTCGAGGAGGAGGAGGGTGGCGATTCGTCGGCCTTGCCGCACAAGGCGAATCCGGTGCACGCCACGCTGATCGCGGCGGCCGCCCGCCGCGCACCGGGCCTGGCGGCCACCCTGTACGGCTCGCTGACTGCCGAGGACGAGCGGCCCGCCGGGGCATGGCACGCCGAATGGGAGCCGCTGCGCGATCTGCTGCGGCTCGTCGGTGGCGCGGCGCACGACGGCGCCGCACTCGCGGCCGGACTGCGGGTCGTCCCGTACACCATGCGGGAGAACCTCCAGCTCACCGACGGTCTGATCGTCGCGGAGCGACTGGCTGCCGTGTTCGCCGACCGGATCGGCCGGGCGCGGGCCAGGGAGGTGCTCGCTGCCGCGGCGGAGCGGGCTCACTCCGAGACGACGGACCTCGCCGATGTGCTCTTCGACGTCCTGCGCGAGGAACCCGAGCTCGCCGGCCTCGATCTGGCGGAACTGACCGACCCCACCCGGTACACCGGGTGCGCGGGCCCCCTCACCGACCGGGCACTGGAACGCCGATGA